Proteins encoded together in one Polypterus senegalus isolate Bchr_013 chromosome 16, ASM1683550v1, whole genome shotgun sequence window:
- the dtl gene encoding denticleless protein homolog encodes MLFQAIVGRGISSRKCNGTEPRLPLHSLLGGYQCARADEHISYGELGAVVPPFGCTFSSAQGIQHVLAVANEEGIIRLYDTEACRTPVLKEWLAHSNAVFDIAWVPGEHKLVTASGDQTAKLWDVKTSELLGIFKGHQCSLKSVAFAKQEKAVFCTGGRDGNIMVWDMRCSKKDGFYKHVKQISGAHNKPSKETPLKQKKKKQPTSQQSVTAVLMRDEHSLLSAGAVDGVLKLWDLRKNYTAHLQDPVPLQSYPYPGSSLRKLGFSSLVLDSSGSSLFANCTDENIYMFNMAGLKTEPVAVFSGHLNSTFYVKSSVSPDDQFLASGSSDHNAYIWKISEPQSPPILLQGHCQEVTSVTWCPTDFTKIATCSDDNTVRVWRLNRGAKEEKTTLRATDLVGWASKKQTSKGSEPMTPSDQTTLASPLAVSPATISSPRAAACAPSRADLPQPSSTPIHPPGPKSAPSTPKQTASSPSLMRWVTLNATPSSSASQGTPRSRRVLSPLAQSRALTTPVSERRAKRRLETSETAGRTCPEECDCVRELDPVAKRRRDMAGLCCTAKAEKEEEEERSLPGSPVHKESTEKILEDHQHFNGHRPSDKENNSPGRSNWLSAMGYRLKGGQGSPSNRRSPASKGLNGKTAVSPLPCTPGSMKKISCYFQKISPE; translated from the exons ATGCTTTTTCAAGCTATCGTCGGGCGAGGAATTTCCAGCCGCAAATGTAACG gaacAGAGCCGCGGCTCCCTCTGCATTCCCTGCTTGGTGGCTACCAGTGCGCGCGGGCGGATGAGCACATCTCCTATGGCGAGCTGGGGGCCGTCGTCCCGCCGTTCGGGTGCACCTTCTCATCAG CTCAGGGAATCCAGCACGTCCTGGCTGTTGCTAATGAAGAAGGAATCATAAGGCTGTATGACACGGAAGCATGCAGGACCCCCGTTCTTAAAG AGTGGCTGGCTCATTCAAACGCGGTGTTCGATATTGCCTGGGTCCCAGGGGAACATAAACTG GTAACGGCATCTGGAGACCAGACTGCCAAGCTCTGGGATGTGAAAACCAGTGAGCTCTTGGGGATCTTCAAGGGGCACCAGTGCAGCCTCAAATCTGTCGCCTTTGCAAAGCAAGAAAAGG ccgtCTTCTGCACTGGTGGACGAGATGGCAACATTATGGTCTGGGACATGCGATGCAGTAAGAAAG ACGGGTTTTACAAGCATGTGAAGCAGATCAGTGGTGCCCACAACAAGCCCAGCAAAGAGACCCCCttgaaacagaagaagaagaaacagccg acTTCTCAGCAAAGTGTGACTGCAGTTTTGATGCGAGACGAGCACTCGCTCCTCTCTGCTGGAGCTGTTGACGG tgtTCTCAAGCTTTGGGACTTGAGGAAGAATTACACAGCCCACTTGCAGGACCCCGTTCCCCTCCAGTCCTATCCTTACCCTGGCAGCAGCCTGCGGAAGTTAG GCTTCTCCAGTCTTGTGTTGGACTCCAGCGGCTCAAGCCTGTTTGCCAACTGCACAGATGagaacatttatatgtttaacatGGCTGGACTGAAAACTGAGCCTG TGGCCGTCTTCAGTGGTCACCTCAACTCCACCTTTTACGTGAAGTCCAGCGTCAGCCCCGATGACCAGTTCCTGGCAAGCGGCTCCAGTGACCACAACGCGTACATCTGGAAG ATTTCAGAACCCCAGAGCCCCCCCATATTACTTCAGGGCCACTGTCAGGAGGTCACATCTGTCACCTGGTGTCCCACTGACTTCACGAAG ATCGCCACTTGTTCGGATGACAACACTGTGCGCGTCTGGCGCCTCAACCGAGGGGCAAAGGAAGAGAAGACCACCCTGAGGGCCACCGACTTGGTAGGCTGGGCCAGCAAAAAGCAAACGTCCAAGGGCTCAG AGCCAATGACTCCGTCTGACCAAACGACCCTGGCGTCTCCACTCGCCGTGAGCCCAGCGACCATCTCCTCTCCCCGAGCTGCAGCCTGTGCCCCCAGCAGAGCGGACCTGCCCCAGCCCTCCAGCACGCCCATCCACCCGCCGGGCCCCAAAAGCGCCCCCAGCACTCCTAAGCAGACTGCTTCATCACCGTCGCTCATGAGGTGGGTGACGCTGAACGCCACGCCCTCTAGTTCTGCAAGCCAAGGTACCCCCCGGTCCAGGAGGGTCCTGAGTCCTCTGGCACAGAGCCGGGCGCTCACAACACCGGTCTCGGAGAGGAGAGCCAAGCGGCGGCTGGAAACGAGTGAGACGGCGGGCCGCACCTGTCCAGAGGAGTGCGACTGCGTGCGGGAGCTGGACCCCGTGGCGAAGAGGAGACGAGACATGGCGGGACTCTGCTGCACGGCCAAGGCtgagaaggaggaagaggaggagcgGTCACTCCCTGGCAGCCCGGTCCACAAGGAGTCCACGGAGAAGATTCTAGAAGACCACCAGCATTTTAATGGACACAGACCATCAGATAAGGAGAACAATTCTCCTGGCCGCTCAAACTGGCTGTCAGCCATGGGGTACAGACTAAAAGGTGGGCAGGGGAGCCCCTCGAACCGAAGAAGTCCAGCGAGCAAAGGGCTGAATGGCAAAACCGCAGTGTCACCG ctTCCCTGCACCCCAGGATCCATGAAGAAGATCTCCTGCTACTTCCAAAAGATCAGCCCCGAATGA